The stretch of DNA GGAAATTCAAAAGGAACGAAGGTGAAATTAATAATTCCAATTATGGAAAATTAATTTATTTTTTCTACTTTGGAGCAAGAATTTTACTATGTTATTTTTTTTTCTCTAATTTCTATTTTTGTACTATTGCATAAAATGCAATTTACATTGTATAGAAATAAACATTACCATCCATAATTTATTTTTTTTAAAGTGATAAATACACCTTTTTAGGTATAATTTAACTTGTTTTTCCCCAAATTTTAATTTATTTTTTATTTATTCTTATAAACACTTTAAAATGTGATGATTAAAAACAATTAAACATCCTTTTATCAATATAACACTCTTAACAAAACCAACATAAAACCTTACTTAGCAATACTTTTTTTAAAAAAAAATAAAAAAATATACGTTAAAGAAAAAAAATTAGTTTACCTTTGTTGTGATGATTTACTTATTTTATTTATAAAAATGAAAGGAGTAGATTTTATCTTTCATTTTATTTCTAACTATTTTTTATTAATTACTAACAGGTTTTTACTATGAGAAAAGCAGATTTAATTGCACGCATTGCAGAAAAGACAGGCGTGCCTAAAGTAGATGTTTTGGTTTCTTTAGAGTCTTTCTTCAAAGAAGTTAAAGAAGCCCTTGCAGAAGGAGAAAATGTTTATATCAGAGGATTTGGTTCTTTTATAACTAAAAAAAGAGCTAAGAAAATCGGTAGAAACATTAAAAAGAACATTGCTATTGAGATTCCTGAGCACCACATTCCTGCATTCAAACCAGCTAAGATTTTTGTAGAAAATGTGAAGAACAGTGAAACACTTAACAACCAGTCTGAGGACTAGTTTCGCATGGCTTCTTATCGATAAGAAATGGAAAGGCTGGATAGTGATCATTATCCAGCCTTTTTATTTTTATTGCTACCTTTGCTGTTTAAAAAATAAAAAAAATCAGCGTGGATAAAAAGCAGCTATTTTTAGTAGGTACTGGGATTCTACTAGTTTGTTTGTTGTATTTTGGCGGAAATAGAAAAGCTTCTACGTCTAATGCTTCCAACAACATTGCAGAAGATACCCAACAAAAAGAACAAAGTTTAGCTCAAATTAATTTTGACCAATTATCTGATAATCTAAAAAAGAAAATAACTCCCGAGCAGAAAGACAGCATAGAATTATTAGAAGTCAAAATGGAAACACATAAAGATTCTTCTAATCAGATGCGTGCCGAAATCTACAAAGAACTGGGAGATAGCTGGGAAAAAGCCCAATATATAGAGTTGGCATCCTATTATTTTCAACAGGCCGCCAAATTAGATTCTATAGAATCAAGGTGGAAGGAAGCAGGTGAAAAATTGGCATTTGCATTTAGGATTTCTGGAGATTCAAGCATGAGAGCTTACTTAGTAGAAAACACAGTTGCAGCTTACAATAATGCAGTAGTGTTTGACAGCACCAATTTAGACTACCAAATCGAATTGGCTTCTACTTATATTGACGGTTATGGCAATCAAGGGCAACAAGTGATGAAAGGAATATTTATGCTTCGAGATATTACTCTAAAAGATTCCACCAATGCTAAAGCAAATTTATTGTTGGGTCAAATGGCTATAGTTTCGGCACAATATGACAAAGCAGTCGCTCGATTACAAATAGTTATCCAAAAAGAGCCCACCAATGCACAAGCGTATTATTACCTTGCAGAGGCTTATCTAGGGCTAGATGAAAAGGAAAAAGCAATTGAAGCATACAAAGACTGTAAAAAATGGGTGAAAAATCCTACCTTTGCAGACCAATTGGACAAGTACATAGAAAAACTTCTAAATTCTTAATTTTAAATTAGATACATATATGCCTTGCGGAAAGAAACGAAAAAGACATAAAATAGCGACACACAAGCGTAAAAAACGACTTAGAAAGAATAGACACAAGAAGAAGAAATAACCAGTTTTGAATAGAGACTTAATTGTAAACTCCACTACTGAGGGTGTTCATATTGCTTTATTAGAAGATAAAGTATTGGTAGAGTTGCATCAAGAACAGTCCAATAACCGATTTGCAGTTGGTGATATCTTTATAGGTAAAGTCAAGAAAGTAGTTCAAGGACTCAATGCTGCGTTTGTAGATATTGGACATGGGAAAGATGC from Chitinophagales bacterium encodes:
- a CDS encoding tetratricopeptide repeat protein; its protein translation is MDKKQLFLVGTGILLVCLLYFGGNRKASTSNASNNIAEDTQQKEQSLAQINFDQLSDNLKKKITPEQKDSIELLEVKMETHKDSSNQMRAEIYKELGDSWEKAQYIELASYYFQQAAKLDSIESRWKEAGEKLAFAFRISGDSSMRAYLVENTVAAYNNAVVFDSTNLDYQIELASTYIDGYGNQGQQVMKGIFMLRDITLKDSTNAKANLLLGQMAIVSAQYDKAVARLQIVIQKEPTNAQAYYYLAEAYLGLDEKEKAIEAYKDCKKWVKNPTFADQLDKYIEKLLNS
- a CDS encoding HU family DNA-binding protein, which produces MRKADLIARIAEKTGVPKVDVLVSLESFFKEVKEALAEGENVYIRGFGSFITKKRAKKIGRNIKKNIAIEIPEHHIPAFKPAKIFVENVKNSETLNNQSED